TCTTCCTTTCCACAGGCACAGGATCATCAAACCCAGGAACGCCACGACTAGGACCTGCGGCGGCGCGCTGGCCACCACCTGCTGCGCACCGTGCGCGTTGGCGAAGGCGTTGGCCACCGCCAGCATTGCGTCTACGCCCCAGCCGGCCAGGGCTAGAAGCGGCCCTCCTAGTCCGATGGGCTCCAGGACGGCGCCGATGGCCAGGAACGGCATGATCACGAACGAGGACAACGGCGCGACGGCGAGGTTGGCGGGCAGCCCCCAGACCGCGACCCGGTTGAAATGCTGCATCGCGAACGGCGCGGTGGCCAGTCCTGCGACGAGACTGGCGGCGACACTGGCCGCCAGCCAGGCGACCATGGCCTGCGGGACGCGGATCCACCACGGCGTCGAGATCTCACGCACCGGCCGTGGCCACGCTTCGGCCAACGCCACCAGCGCGGCGGTTGCGGCGAACGACATCTGGAACCCCGGCTCACCGGCGGTTTCCGGCTTGAGCAGCAGAATGAAGAGGGCCGCCAACGCCAGGCCATGCAGCGTGATCGCGCGCCGATCGAAGAGGATCGCCAGAAACGCCACGCTCGCGGTGATGGCGGCCCGCTCGGCCGGCGGCGGCGCGCCCGAAACGACGAGGTAGCCGATCACGGCGATCAAGCCGGCGCTCGCGGCGATCTTCTTCCCGGGCGCACGTAGCGCCAGCCAGGGCCACGCGGCGACCCCGAGCCGAACGGCCATGAACACGAAGCCGCCGACGATCGCCATGTGCAGTCCCGATATGGAGAGAATGTGCGCCAGACCTGACGCACGCATGGCTTCCGTCTGGGTTTCGGTGATCCAAGCCTCATGACCGGTGACCATCGCCGCACCGACACCCCCGCTGGTCGGCCCCATCCGGGCGTGTAACCTCTGCGCCAGGCTCCAGCGGAATGCATTGACCGCCATCGCGAGCCTTAGCCGCATCGGCGGCGGGTCCAGGCTGACCGGATCGATCTCGCCGATCGTAAACCCCACGGCGCCGATGGAATCAAACCATGCGTCGCGCGCGAAATCGTAAGCTCCAGGCGCGGCGGGCGGCGGCGGCGGCCCAAGCATGGCCCGAACGCGGATCGCCCGCCCCGGCGCGGGTATCAGGTTCTCGCCGATCGTGACCCGGATCCGACGCGGGGTCTGATCCGACGTCAGGCCCGATATGCTGACCGGCGCAATCAACAGCCGCCGTCCGCCCGCGCCGGGACTGACCACGTCTACGACGAAGCCCTCGACGCGCCTGACACCCCTTTCACCGGCAATGACGGGCGCGGCGACCCGATCACTTCGAAGCTTGGCTGCAAAGGTTCCCGCCCCGCCCGAGGCCAGTAGACTGAGGCCAACGACGACGGCGGCGGGGGCGTTCCATCGCCGCCCCGCCCACCATGCCAGTCCCAGGAGTATAGCCAAACCCGCCAGCGCCCAGGCGCGCGGCTCGACGCCTGCTTCAAGATAGGCCGCCGCGCCAAGTCCAAACGCGACCGGCGTCCAAAGGAAGTGGCGGTCGAGATTGTCCGCGCCCTCGACGCGTGCGATGCCCCCTAACCGACCCATGATGGAGCCTTTGGGCGCAGCAGGCGATGCGCCTTCATCAACGAAATCTACTAACACGCGGAAACCGTTGTCTTTTTTCTCGTCGCCTTGGCCTTACTGCGCTGCGGAAAAGCGCTAGGCCCCGTGCGAAGCGGCGTGCTAAGACGCCTCGCCCGCGCCGCTTCGCGGTGATTGGTTTCCGCCGCCGTCTCGGCGCCCTGTCCTGCAGCCTTGAAGTCCATGTCGAACCCCACTCCCACCGGCGTCGTCACGCGCTTCGCCCCCTCGCCCACCGGTTTCCTGCATATCGGCGGCGCTCGTACGGCGCTGTTTAACTGGTTATATGCACGTCATACGGGAGGGAAGTTCCTAATTCGCGTCGAGGACACCGATCGCGAGCGCTCGACCGAGGCCGCCGTGGCCGCGATCTTCGAGGGCCTGGACTGGTTGGGCCTGAAGTCCGACGACGAGGTGATCTTCCAGCACACCCGCGCGCCGCGTCACGTCGAGGTGGTGCACGAGCTGTTGGCCAAGGGCCGCGCCTATCGCTGCTGGATGACCGTCGAGGAACTCGAAGTCGCACGCGAGAAGGCCCGCGCCGAAGGCCGCGCGATCCGCTC
The DNA window shown above is from Caulobacter sp. FWC26 and carries:
- a CDS encoding ComEC/Rec2 family competence protein yields the protein MGRLGGIARVEGADNLDRHFLWTPVAFGLGAAAYLEAGVEPRAWALAGLAILLGLAWWAGRRWNAPAAVVVGLSLLASGGAGTFAAKLRSDRVAAPVIAGERGVRRVEGFVVDVVSPGAGGRRLLIAPVSISGLTSDQTPRRIRVTIGENLIPAPGRAIRVRAMLGPPPPPAAPGAYDFARDAWFDSIGAVGFTIGEIDPVSLDPPPMRLRLAMAVNAFRWSLAQRLHARMGPTSGGVGAAMVTGHEAWITETQTEAMRASGLAHILSISGLHMAIVGGFVFMAVRLGVAAWPWLALRAPGKKIAASAGLIAVIGYLVVSGAPPPAERAAITASVAFLAILFDRRAITLHGLALAALFILLLKPETAGEPGFQMSFAATAALVALAEAWPRPVREISTPWWIRVPQAMVAWLAASVAASLVAGLATAPFAMQHFNRVAVWGLPANLAVAPLSSFVIMPFLAIGAVLEPIGLGGPLLALAGWGVDAMLAVANAFANAHGAQQVVASAPPQVLVVAFLGLMILCLWKGRLRWIGAPLALSVALWPRPAPPDAWIAADGATAAVRSGDAAVLLRTDAKRFGAELWARRRGLEPAAWRLYVCDRRVCAPGLGAPVRLALAWSRKTPDAETLSGLCVRSEIVVIRGPAPVRAPPLCAETVLLTGEDFARLGAAELYRRPDGWRIVWAQPLRGQRPWSALLTRDVTQRD